In Megalopta genalis isolate 19385.01 unplaced genomic scaffold, iyMegGena1_principal scaffold0237, whole genome shotgun sequence, the following proteins share a genomic window:
- the LOC143262907 gene encoding LOW QUALITY PROTEIN: NADH-ubiquinone oxidoreductase chain 4-like (The sequence of the model RefSeq protein was modified relative to this genomic sequence to represent the inferred CDS: substituted 3 bases at 3 genomic stop codons), with amino-acid sequence MFLYREKIYSCISILLLLLLRLLIYFSSLNLYNFYLRFEVGLLIIFYLIVKXGNGSNRLEAAYYIIFYTLYFSLPLLIFIFIIDDIILLISIDLLEFIYEDECDFIESLYLYFFISFFVKIPLFIFHGWLLKAHVEAPVFGSIILASILLKMGTYGIFRILIIFNRSLLNFNRXIIVYSLLGAIILSLNCLRQLDIKLLVAYSSVVHIGILVRSILTLNEVRFKGCYIIIIGHGLCSSGLFYLVNVNYKETNRRLILINKGILNYMPKIRLIXFLFCSSNIARPISLNLVGEIIILVGLIMWSNKLILLLILLCFFSFSYSLYIYYYIQHGEMNYYLRIKGGKFIDYLVLILH; translated from the coding sequence atgtttttatatagagagaaaatttatagttgtataagtattttattattattattattaagattattaatttatttttcttctttaaatttatataatttttatttaagatTTGAAGTaggtttattaataattttttatttaattgtaaaaTGAGGAAATGGCTCTAATCGTTTAGAGGcggcttattatattatattttatactttatatttttctttgccattattaatttttatttttataattgatgatataatattattaatatctattgatttattagaatttatttatGAGGATGAGTGTGATTTTATAGaatcattatatttatatttttttatatcattttttgTTAAAATtcctttatttatatttcatggTTGGTTATTAAAGGCTCATGTTGAAGCTCCAGTTTTTGGATCAATAATTTTGGcttcaattttattgaaaatggGGACTTATGGAATATTtcgtatattaattatatttaatagatCTTTATTGAATTTTAATAGATGAATTATTGTTTATAGCTTATTGGGTGcaattattttaagtttaaattGTTTACGTCAATTGGATATAAAATTATTAGTAGCTTATTCTTCAGTAGTTCATATAGGTATATTAGTTAGAAGTATATTAACATTAAATGAAGTTAGATTTAAAggatgttatattattataattggccatggtttatgttcttctggtttattttatttagttaatgTAAATTATAAAGAAACTAATAGacgattaatattaattaataagggtatattaaattatatgccTAAAATAAGATtaatatgatttttattttgttcttcaaATATAGCGAGACCAATTTCATTAAATTTAGTGGGCGAGATTATAATATTAGTAGGGTTAATTATGTGgagtaataaattaattttattattaatattattgtgtttttttagtttttcttattctttatatatatattattatattcaacatggtgaaatgaattattatttaagaattAAGGGGGGTAAATTTATTGAttatttagttttaattttACATTGA